In the genome of Flavobacterium panacagri, one region contains:
- a CDS encoding ATP-binding cassette domain-containing protein, which yields MQHWDILLSNQVNKKKLIDNILNGEATGELAIFNTQKGILFSDIAIEKFIEKEFQYDSVEASTTSNRQLRTFSSGERKKEFLKYCINQKPDFIIFDNPFDHLDQASRVILADSLKDLTNDIAIIQLLNRTVDVLEFVPNKAQIKDNTFELHPFVKSENHFKTLNTTAIPKATEIHTFPDDELIRLENVSVSYEERKILDNISWTIKQGEFWQLIGPNGSGKSTILSLITGDNPKGFGQDLFLFGRKKGTGESVWDIKKQIGIYTTAMMDLFQKGHTLEQMILSGFFDQIGLYTEPTTHQKNIVTQWLEVIEMTHLRKKRFIDLSIGQQRVGLIVRAVLKHPPLLILDEPVEGLDDENVDLVIQLINTIKQETNVSILYVSHRIEQGLAPTSVFELLPAETGSTGQLK from the coding sequence ATGCAACACTGGGATATACTTTTATCTAATCAGGTAAATAAAAAAAAGCTAATAGACAACATATTAAACGGAGAAGCAACTGGAGAATTAGCCATTTTTAACACTCAAAAAGGAATACTGTTTTCTGATATTGCCATCGAAAAATTCATCGAAAAAGAATTTCAATACGACAGCGTTGAAGCTTCAACTACTTCAAACAGACAGCTAAGAACGTTTTCTTCAGGCGAACGCAAAAAAGAGTTTTTGAAATACTGCATCAATCAAAAACCAGATTTCATTATTTTCGATAATCCTTTTGATCATTTAGATCAGGCTTCAAGAGTCATACTAGCCGATTCTTTAAAAGATCTAACCAATGATATTGCCATTATCCAGCTTTTAAACCGTACAGTTGATGTATTGGAATTTGTTCCCAACAAAGCGCAGATCAAAGACAACACATTCGAACTGCATCCGTTTGTAAAAAGTGAAAATCATTTCAAAACATTAAACACAACGGCAATTCCAAAAGCAACTGAAATCCATACTTTTCCTGACGATGAATTAATCAGACTAGAAAATGTTTCGGTAAGTTATGAAGAAAGAAAGATTCTCGACAACATTTCCTGGACGATCAAACAAGGCGAATTCTGGCAGTTAATTGGGCCTAACGGTTCCGGAAAAAGTACTATTTTATCCTTAATCACAGGAGATAATCCAAAAGGTTTTGGGCAGGATTTATTTTTGTTCGGAAGAAAAAAAGGAACTGGAGAAAGCGTTTGGGACATCAAAAAACAAATCGGAATTTATACCACTGCAATGATGGATTTGTTTCAAAAAGGACATACGTTGGAACAAATGATTCTTTCAGGTTTCTTTGACCAAATCGGACTTTATACAGAACCTACAACACACCAAAAAAATATCGTAACGCAATGGCTGGAAGTAATCGAAATGACACATTTACGTAAAAAACGTTTCATTGATCTTTCTATCGGTCAGCAAAGAGTTGGATTAATTGTTCGTGCCGTTTTAAAACACCCGCCTTTATTAATCTTAGACGAACCTGTAGAAGGTTTAGATGATGAAAACGTAGATTTAGTAATTCAGTTAATCAATACCATTAAACAAGAAACAAACGTATCTATTTTGTACGTTTCACATAGAATCGAACAAGGCCTCGCTCCTACTTCAGTATTTGAACTTCTACCAGCTGAAACAGGTTCGACTGGACAACTAAAATAA
- a CDS encoding alpha/beta fold hydrolase, whose translation MKNLKLLILLLPVFCLAQEQKIKQLDINLTNYEYPFPVHFLELSNQRQALKMAYMDIKPDNYNNKNIVLLHGKNFNGAYWETTIKTLTKEGFRVIVPDQIGFGKSTKPDHFQYTFQQLAQNIKKLLDHLGIQKTTILGHSMGGMLATRFALLYPETTEKLVLENPIGLEDWKLIVPYKPVDWWYESELKQNYEGIKKYQMANYYDGKWNADYQKWAELGAGWTTAPDYNKVAWNSALLYDMIFTQPVLYEFKNIKSPTLLIIGTRDKTALGKPLVAAEVQKTMGNYAELGKKTQKAIPNSKLVEIPNTGHLPHIESFDSFIKALIVFLK comes from the coding sequence ATGAAAAACTTAAAACTCCTCATACTTTTATTGCCTGTTTTTTGTTTGGCACAAGAGCAGAAAATCAAACAATTAGATATTAATCTAACGAATTACGAATATCCTTTTCCTGTTCATTTTTTAGAATTAAGCAATCAGCGTCAGGCACTTAAGATGGCTTATATGGATATCAAACCTGATAATTACAATAACAAAAACATTGTACTGCTTCATGGAAAAAACTTCAACGGCGCTTATTGGGAAACTACTATAAAAACATTGACAAAAGAAGGATTTCGTGTCATTGTTCCGGATCAGATTGGTTTTGGAAAATCAACAAAACCAGATCATTTTCAATATACTTTTCAGCAATTAGCTCAAAACATCAAAAAACTTTTAGACCATTTAGGAATTCAAAAAACCACCATTTTAGGCCATTCTATGGGCGGAATGCTGGCAACTCGTTTTGCTTTATTATATCCTGAAACGACAGAAAAATTAGTTTTAGAAAACCCAATTGGTTTAGAAGACTGGAAATTAATTGTGCCTTATAAACCTGTTGACTGGTGGTACGAATCGGAACTGAAACAAAATTATGAGGGTATTAAAAAGTATCAAATGGCGAATTATTACGATGGTAAATGGAATGCCGATTATCAAAAATGGGCAGAACTCGGCGCGGGTTGGACAACTGCTCCCGATTATAATAAAGTTGCTTGGAATTCCGCCCTTCTTTACGACATGATTTTTACTCAGCCTGTTTTATATGAATTTAAAAACATTAAAAGTCCAACACTTTTAATAATTGGAACTAGAGATAAAACCGCTTTAGGAAAACCTTTAGTTGCTGCCGAAGTTCAAAAAACAATGGGAAATTATGCCGAATTAGGTAAAAAAACGCAAAAAGCAATTCCGAATTCAAAACTGGTAGAAATTCCGAACACCGGACATTTACCACATATTGAATCTTTTGATTCATTTATAAAAGCATTAATCGTATTTTTGAAATAA
- a CDS encoding DUF421 domain-containing protein: MNQIFEWDRLFFNSLPESFLLEVIFRSTVMFTILLLTLKLAGKRGVKQLSIFETVIIIALGSAAGDPMFYEDVGILPAAIVFTTIIILYRTVTWLTGKSKKFEEFIEGKTECLINDGKFSITSFRKETLAQDEFFAELRIKSIEHLGQVKHAFIETSGEISVFYYEDKDVGYGLPILPLLFEKKNKIIPEDGVYSCSFCGNTEKLKKGTSTCKDCHKDEWVPSINTKRIT; encoded by the coding sequence ATGAACCAAATATTCGAATGGGATAGATTATTTTTTAACAGCTTACCAGAAAGTTTTCTTCTGGAAGTGATTTTTCGTTCGACTGTTATGTTTACGATTTTGTTACTGACATTAAAACTGGCAGGAAAACGAGGTGTAAAACAATTATCCATTTTTGAAACTGTAATTATCATTGCATTAGGTTCTGCAGCAGGCGATCCGATGTTTTATGAAGATGTTGGAATTCTTCCAGCAGCCATTGTTTTTACTACTATAATCATTTTGTACAGAACCGTCACTTGGCTTACCGGAAAAAGCAAAAAATTCGAGGAATTTATAGAAGGCAAAACCGAATGTCTGATTAACGACGGAAAGTTTTCTATAACGAGTTTTAGGAAAGAAACTTTGGCACAAGACGAATTTTTCGCAGAATTACGAATCAAATCAATTGAGCATTTAGGACAAGTAAAACACGCTTTTATTGAAACCAGTGGCGAAATCAGTGTTTTTTATTATGAAGACAAAGACGTTGGCTACGGATTACCAATTCTGCCTTTGCTTTTTGAGAAAAAAAATAAAATTATTCCAGAAGACGGAGTGTATTCCTGTTCCTTTTGCGGTAATACTGAAAAATTAAAAAAAGGAACTTCCACTTGTAAAGACTGCCATAAAGACGAATGGGTTCCTTCCATCAATACCAAAAGAATAACGTAG
- a CDS encoding sulfurtransferase — translation MSTTLSPIISAEELSQLTLSEIILIDARAGSNAFEVYLKEHLKGARFVDLNLDLASIPENPANGGRHPLPTIEQFTETLSKLGISPSDHIIVYDDKNGSNFAARFWWMMRAAGHEKIQVLNGGYQAALQNDFPTNSGTETYQKTTYPIKEWKLPLASIEEVEKARKNDQNLVIDVRDKNRFDGLTEPLDLIAGHIPGAVNIPLTENLDESGFFKSSQELAQKYKSVIGDKKDENIIVHCGSGVTACHTLLAMDYAGLPIPKLYVGSWSEWSRNEREMALKENK, via the coding sequence ATGTCTACTACTCTTTCTCCAATAATTTCCGCTGAAGAATTAAGCCAGCTCACTCTTTCTGAAATTATTTTAATTGATGCCAGAGCGGGTTCAAATGCTTTTGAAGTTTATCTAAAAGAGCATTTAAAAGGCGCTCGTTTTGTAGATCTAAATCTGGATTTGGCTTCTATTCCGGAAAATCCAGCAAATGGAGGCAGACATCCATTGCCAACTATAGAACAATTTACAGAAACACTTTCAAAATTAGGAATTTCGCCATCAGATCATATTATTGTTTACGATGATAAAAATGGTTCTAATTTCGCTGCAAGATTCTGGTGGATGATGCGTGCCGCTGGACACGAAAAAATTCAGGTTTTAAATGGTGGTTACCAAGCAGCATTACAAAATGACTTTCCAACAAATTCTGGAACTGAAACATATCAGAAAACAACATACCCAATTAAAGAATGGAAGTTACCATTAGCCAGTATAGAAGAAGTCGAAAAAGCTCGTAAAAACGATCAAAATCTTGTCATTGATGTTCGGGATAAAAACAGATTCGACGGACTTACAGAACCATTGGATTTAATTGCAGGACATATTCCCGGAGCAGTTAATATTCCGCTAACTGAAAATTTAGATGAAAGCGGATTCTTTAAGTCTTCTCAAGAATTAGCTCAAAAATACAAATCTGTAATTGGAGATAAAAAAGACGAAAACATAATTGTACATTGCGGATCAGGAGTTACAGCCTGTCACACCTTATTAGCGATGGATTACGCTGGACTTCCAATTCCGAAATTATATGTGGGATCATGGAGCGAATGGTCTAGAAACGAGCGTGAAATGGCACTAAAAGAGAATAAATAA
- the coaD gene encoding pantetheine-phosphate adenylyltransferase, with product MRKAIFPGSFDPITLGHEDIIKRGIPLFDEIVIAIGVNAEKKYMFSLEERKRFIEETFKDEPKVSVITYEGLTIDLAKKEKANFILRGLRNPADFEFEKAIAHTNRKLSKIETVFLLTAASTSFISSSIVRDVLRHGGEYEQLVPKAVRVKEK from the coding sequence ATGCGAAAAGCTATATTCCCAGGATCATTTGACCCTATTACACTTGGACACGAAGACATTATCAAAAGAGGAATTCCTTTATTTGATGAAATTGTAATTGCGATTGGTGTCAATGCCGAAAAAAAATACATGTTTTCCTTAGAAGAAAGAAAACGCTTTATTGAAGAAACCTTCAAAGACGAACCAAAAGTTTCTGTTATTACCTACGAAGGACTAACAATTGATTTAGCTAAAAAAGAAAAAGCCAATTTTATTTTAAGAGGTCTTCGCAACCCAGCCGATTTCGAATTCGAAAAAGCCATTGCACATACGAATAGAAAACTTTCGAAAATCGAAACCGTTTTCTTGTTGACTGCCGCAAGTACCTCTTTTATCAGTTCAAGCATTGTACGCGATGTATTGCGTCATGGTGGTGAATATGAACAATTGGTTCCAAAAGCCGTTAGGGTAAAAGAAAAATAA
- a CDS encoding PASTA domain-containing protein produces MSLRKYLTSRVFFLQLLAAAAIIAVIGYLFMHWLTFTTDHGHEIEVPNLSKLTEEQVENKLDELDLDYVLLDSVDYRSEYPKYSVVEQDPLPGTKVKVGRKIYIKINASGFSSVKIPDLIEKTYREAVPTLKALGLEPGTITYIPNLGKDMVLEMRLKGRNLKVGDRVLKASKIDLVLGDGKASYVDDSQADSTAVPVETPQDEQ; encoded by the coding sequence ATGAGTTTACGAAAGTATTTAACAAGCCGAGTTTTTTTCTTGCAATTGCTTGCAGCCGCAGCTATTATCGCGGTAATTGGTTATTTATTTATGCATTGGTTGACTTTTACGACCGATCACGGACACGAAATCGAGGTTCCGAATTTGTCTAAATTAACTGAGGAGCAAGTTGAAAATAAATTGGACGAATTGGATTTAGATTACGTTCTATTGGATAGTGTTGATTACAGAAGTGAATACCCAAAATATAGTGTTGTAGAACAGGATCCGCTTCCAGGAACAAAGGTTAAAGTGGGCAGAAAAATTTATATTAAAATCAATGCATCTGGATTCTCATCTGTTAAAATTCCTGATTTAATTGAAAAAACATATCGTGAGGCAGTACCAACGTTGAAAGCGTTAGGACTTGAGCCAGGAACGATTACGTATATTCCGAATCTTGGAAAAGATATGGTTTTGGAAATGCGTTTAAAAGGAAGAAACTTAAAAGTAGGAGACCGTGTTTTGAAAGCGTCTAAAATCGATTTGGTTTTAGGTGACGGAAAAGCAAGTTATGTAGATGATAGCCAGGCAGACAGTACTGCAGTGCCTGTAGAAACCCCACAAGATGAACAATAA
- a CDS encoding maleylpyruvate isomerase N-terminal domain-containing protein: MKSSEIIPIQTLHLFPILDTLLIDLLKSLTEEEWNAQTVAKKWKVKDIASHLLDGNLRGLSISRDHYFGENPENINSYQDLVDFLNQLNMTWTNATKRLSPNVLIDLLESTGKEYSDHLQTLNSFENAIFSVAWAGQETSLNWFHIAREYTEKFLHQQQIRDAVGKPALMTKELFNPFIETFVQALPHTYRNTQAPNGTIVCLIATTEIGGQWNIIKKENNWEFIDSIENSPTSTVKINPQDAWLLFSKGMSPIEALEKVEIIGDKDLGCIALNIVAVMA, translated from the coding sequence ATGAAATCTTCAGAAATAATTCCGATTCAGACTTTACATCTCTTCCCTATTCTGGACACTTTATTAATCGATCTTTTAAAATCATTAACAGAAGAAGAATGGAATGCCCAAACTGTAGCAAAAAAATGGAAGGTTAAAGATATTGCATCCCATTTATTAGACGGAAATTTAAGAGGATTATCTATTTCCAGAGATCATTATTTTGGAGAAAATCCAGAAAATATTAATTCTTATCAAGACTTAGTCGATTTCTTAAACCAGCTGAATATGACTTGGACGAATGCTACAAAAAGACTGAGTCCTAATGTACTGATTGATTTACTGGAGAGCACAGGAAAAGAATATTCGGATCATTTACAAACATTAAACTCATTTGAAAATGCAATATTTTCAGTGGCTTGGGCCGGACAGGAAACTTCGTTAAACTGGTTTCATATTGCAAGAGAATATACCGAAAAGTTCCTCCATCAACAACAGATTAGAGATGCTGTAGGAAAACCCGCTTTGATGACCAAAGAATTGTTTAATCCGTTTATAGAGACTTTTGTTCAGGCTTTACCGCATACCTATAGAAACACACAAGCTCCAAATGGTACAATTGTGTGTCTAATTGCAACAACAGAAATTGGCGGACAATGGAACATCATTAAAAAAGAAAATAATTGGGAATTTATTGATTCTATAGAAAACAGTCCTACTTCAACTGTCAAAATTAATCCACAAGATGCATGGCTTTTATTTTCGAAAGGAATGTCGCCAATTGAAGCACTGGAAAAAGTGGAAATTATCGGTGACAAAGATCTTGGTTGCATTGCCCTTAACATAGTTGCTGTAATGGCTTAA
- a CDS encoding RluA family pseudouridine synthase, giving the protein MNNNIEENLDLEDELFEHYRFEVPKGQAFLRIDKYLMYLIPNATRNKIQNAATNGNIFVNDIPVKSNYKVKPLDVITVMLSHPPFENHILPEDIPLNIVYEDDALLLINKEPGMVVHPGHGNYTGTLVNALAHHFDNLPMNSSERPGLVHRIDKDTSGLLVVAKTEAAMTHLAKQFEAKTTEREYIALVWGNVTEESGTIEGNLARHLKDRMQMAVFDDPEIGKPAITHYKVLERFGYVTLISCKLETGRTHQIRAHMKHIGHPLFNDERYGGHLILKGTTFTKYKQFIENCFKALPRQALHAKTLGFVHPNTGELMRFDTELPDDFKECIEKWRNYVKSHNTDEEN; this is encoded by the coding sequence ATGAACAATAATATTGAAGAAAATTTAGATCTGGAAGACGAATTATTTGAGCATTACAGATTTGAAGTCCCAAAAGGTCAGGCGTTTTTACGTATTGACAAATATTTAATGTATTTGATTCCGAATGCCACACGAAATAAGATTCAAAACGCGGCAACTAATGGAAATATCTTTGTAAATGATATTCCGGTAAAATCAAATTACAAAGTAAAACCTCTTGATGTGATTACGGTTATGCTGTCGCATCCGCCGTTTGAAAATCATATTCTTCCTGAGGATATTCCGCTGAATATTGTGTATGAAGATGATGCTCTTTTATTGATTAATAAAGAGCCGGGAATGGTTGTACATCCAGGTCACGGAAATTATACCGGAACTTTGGTAAATGCTTTGGCGCATCATTTTGATAATCTGCCAATGAACAGCAGTGAACGTCCTGGTTTGGTGCACCGAATTGATAAGGATACTTCCGGGCTTTTGGTGGTTGCCAAAACAGAAGCTGCGATGACGCATTTGGCAAAACAGTTTGAAGCTAAAACTACTGAGCGTGAATATATCGCTTTGGTTTGGGGGAATGTTACTGAAGAAAGCGGTACTATTGAAGGAAACCTTGCCAGACATTTAAAAGACCGTATGCAAATGGCGGTTTTTGATGATCCTGAAATAGGAAAACCAGCGATTACACATTATAAAGTTTTGGAACGTTTTGGTTATGTGACTTTGATTTCTTGTAAACTGGAAACTGGAAGAACCCACCAGATTCGCGCGCACATGAAGCATATTGGACATCCGTTGTTTAATGATGAACGTTACGGTGGTCATTTAATTTTGAAAGGAACTACGTTTACGAAATACAAACAGTTTATAGAAAATTGTTTTAAAGCTTTGCCTCGTCAGGCGCTGCATGCAAAAACGCTTGGATTTGTTCATCCGAATACGGGAGAATTAATGCGTTTTGATACGGAGTTGCCAGACGATTTTAAAGAATGTATCGAAAAATGGCGTAACTATGTGAAGTCGCATAATACGGATGAAGAAAATTAA
- a CDS encoding D-alanine--D-alanine ligase, protein MKNIAIIMGGYSSEYKISLISGNVVYQYLDKTKYNGFRIHIFKEKWVYVDDKDAEFPIDKNDFSVTVNGDKITFDCVFNAIHGTPGEDGLMQAYFELIGMPQSSCDYYQSALTFNKRDLLSVLKPYGIKTAVSYYLNKGDEINTTEIVKKVGLPCFVKPNKAGSSFGISKVKTEAELPIAIEVAYKEDNEIIIESFLDGTEVSVGVINYKGEIKVLPITEIVSDNDFFDYEAKYEGKSQEITPARISDELTKKVSDTAKRAYEVLKMKGFSRSEFIIVNDEPHMLEMNTIPGLTTESLIPQQAKAAGISLEDLFTNAIELALA, encoded by the coding sequence ATGAAAAACATTGCCATCATCATGGGCGGCTATTCCAGCGAATACAAAATATCTTTAATAAGCGGGAATGTCGTGTATCAATATCTTGACAAAACAAAATACAACGGATTCCGAATTCATATTTTCAAAGAAAAATGGGTTTATGTAGACGATAAAGATGCCGAATTCCCAATCGATAAAAATGATTTTTCTGTAACGGTAAATGGCGATAAAATCACTTTTGACTGTGTTTTCAACGCCATTCATGGAACTCCAGGTGAAGACGGATTAATGCAGGCTTATTTTGAATTAATCGGAATGCCGCAATCTTCTTGCGATTATTACCAATCGGCTCTAACATTCAATAAAAGAGATTTATTATCGGTTTTAAAACCATACGGAATCAAAACTGCAGTTTCTTATTATTTGAACAAAGGAGACGAAATCAATACAACTGAAATCGTTAAAAAAGTAGGATTGCCTTGTTTCGTAAAACCAAACAAAGCAGGTTCAAGTTTCGGAATTTCAAAAGTAAAAACTGAGGCTGAACTTCCAATTGCTATTGAAGTAGCTTACAAAGAAGACAACGAAATCATCATCGAAAGTTTCCTTGACGGAACTGAGGTTTCTGTCGGCGTAATTAACTACAAAGGCGAAATCAAAGTTTTACCAATTACCGAAATTGTATCAGACAATGATTTCTTTGATTACGAAGCCAAGTACGAAGGAAAATCACAAGAAATCACGCCAGCAAGAATCTCTGACGAATTAACTAAAAAAGTAAGTGATACAGCAAAACGCGCTTACGAAGTTTTAAAAATGAAAGGTTTCTCCAGAAGTGAATTCATCATAGTAAACGACGAACCTCACATGCTTGAAATGAATACTATTCCAGGTTTAACAACAGAAAGTTTGATTCCGCAACAAGCAAAAGCAGCAGGAATTTCTCTGGAAGATTTGTTTACAAATGCAATTGAGTTAGCTTTAGCTTAA
- a CDS encoding ThuA domain-containing protein, which translates to MIISNQNLQTTFRRSIYIFALAISFLGFSQNKKEKPKFKVIAFYTAKNDQAHISFVHEANKYFPKLAQENHFQYDSTSNWDNLNAKFLAQYKVVLFLDTRPEKKEQREAFQKYMENGGGFIGFHFAAFALNNSSYNQDWNWYHNIFLGSDEYGSNTWRPTSAVLRVENQHPVTKNLPKTFSSAPNEWYRWSNDLTKNPDIEILLAIDQSSFPLGTGPKAHEIWHSGYYPVVWTNKKYKMLYVNMGHNDIDYEGGTNKTLSYTFENKTQSQMILNALLWLGNSKKQVQ; encoded by the coding sequence ATGATTATTTCTAACCAAAACCTCCAAACCACTTTTAGAAGAAGTATTTACATCTTTGCATTAGCAATTTCTTTCCTTGGATTTTCTCAAAACAAAAAAGAAAAACCAAAATTTAAAGTCATTGCTTTTTATACCGCTAAAAATGATCAGGCGCATATCAGCTTTGTTCATGAAGCCAATAAATATTTTCCGAAATTAGCTCAAGAAAATCATTTTCAATACGATTCAACCAGCAATTGGGATAATCTAAACGCAAAATTTTTAGCACAATATAAGGTTGTTTTGTTTCTGGACACACGACCTGAAAAGAAAGAACAACGAGAAGCTTTTCAAAAATATATGGAAAATGGCGGTGGTTTTATCGGATTTCATTTTGCTGCTTTCGCTTTGAATAATTCGAGTTATAATCAGGATTGGAATTGGTATCATAATATTTTTTTAGGTTCCGACGAATATGGTAGTAATACCTGGAGACCTACTTCGGCGGTTTTACGCGTAGAAAATCAGCATCCTGTTACTAAAAATCTTCCTAAGACTTTTAGTTCAGCTCCAAACGAATGGTATCGCTGGTCTAACGACTTAACTAAAAATCCTGACATTGAAATTTTACTAGCTATAGACCAATCTAGTTTTCCGTTAGGAACTGGGCCAAAAGCACATGAAATTTGGCACAGCGGTTATTATCCTGTTGTATGGACGAATAAAAAATACAAAATGCTGTACGTAAACATGGGACATAACGACATTGATTATGAAGGCGGAACTAACAAAACATTATCGTACACGTTTGAAAATAAAACACAAAGCCAAATGATTTTGAACGCATTGCTTTGGCTTGGTAATTCAAAAAAACAGGTTCAGTGA
- a CDS encoding mechanosensitive ion channel family protein, translated as MTDYIKDFRIGIIIAIIAITTIILGAVTDRALRYLLYRKQFDKDYDATCFKFLKHLVITIIYILGFAFALIQIPEFKIIGHSFLAGAGVISLVAGLASQQALSNIVSGIFLVIFKPFKINDKITINNFVGTVEDINLRQVVLKDAENNRIIIPNSVISAQIIVNTNMHDTKCCKIIEIGIGYDSDMEKALEIMKDEIAKHPLFIDTRTAEAKKEKTPLVVARVVALADSSVNLKAWAWAKNSTDGFVMYCDLLQSIKKRFDENNIDIPYPQRVVTLKNSDFKIPDQK; from the coding sequence ATGACTGACTATATAAAAGACTTTAGAATCGGTATTATCATTGCCATAATTGCAATTACCACTATTATTCTTGGTGCAGTTACAGACAGAGCACTCCGTTATCTTTTATACAGAAAACAATTCGATAAAGATTATGATGCGACTTGTTTTAAATTCTTAAAACATTTAGTCATAACGATAATTTATATTCTTGGATTTGCTTTTGCGCTAATTCAGATTCCTGAATTTAAAATCATCGGACATTCGTTTTTAGCGGGTGCCGGCGTTATTTCTCTTGTTGCCGGTCTGGCTTCCCAGCAAGCGTTGAGTAACATTGTAAGCGGTATTTTTTTAGTGATTTTCAAACCTTTTAAAATCAATGATAAAATTACTATCAATAATTTTGTTGGAACCGTCGAAGATATAAATCTGCGACAGGTTGTTTTGAAAGATGCCGAAAACAACCGAATTATAATCCCGAATTCTGTAATCAGTGCACAGATTATTGTCAATACCAATATGCATGATACCAAATGCTGTAAAATAATCGAAATCGGGATTGGTTACGATTCTGACATGGAAAAAGCATTGGAGATAATGAAAGATGAAATAGCCAAACATCCCCTTTTTATTGATACCCGAACTGCTGAAGCCAAAAAAGAAAAAACTCCTTTGGTAGTTGCACGCGTAGTGGCTTTAGCCGATTCGAGCGTCAATCTAAAAGCTTGGGCTTGGGCAAAAAATTCTACAGACGGTTTTGTAATGTATTGTGATTTACTGCAAAGCATCAAAAAAAGATTTGACGAAAATAATATTGATATTCCATACCCACAGCGCGTTGTAACTTTAAAAAATAGCGATTTCAAAATCCCTGATCAAAAATAA
- a CDS encoding PhnA domain-containing protein, whose amino-acid sequence MSIERELSKRSGAKCELCGAEENLKVYQVLPTRKGGLDESVFACNTCIDQIENPDNVDLNHWRCLNDSMWNENIPVQVVAWRMLSRMRAAGWPQELLDMMYLEEDILEWAKATGEGEDDENKLVHRDSNGVVLQHGDSVVLIKDLKVKGSSMVAKQGTAVRNIRLDHENAEYIEGKVDGQQIVIITQYVKKI is encoded by the coding sequence ATGAGTATCGAAAGAGAATTGAGCAAACGAAGTGGCGCTAAATGCGAGCTTTGTGGTGCTGAAGAGAATTTAAAAGTTTATCAAGTACTGCCAACTAGAAAAGGAGGCCTTGATGAATCTGTATTTGCCTGTAACACTTGTATTGACCAAATTGAAAATCCCGACAACGTAGATTTAAATCACTGGAGATGCCTAAACGACAGCATGTGGAATGAAAATATTCCCGTTCAAGTTGTAGCTTGGAGAATGTTAAGTCGTATGCGCGCTGCAGGATGGCCTCAAGAATTGCTTGACATGATGTATCTGGAAGAAGATATTCTCGAGTGGGCAAAAGCAACAGGCGAAGGAGAAGATGACGAAAATAAATTGGTTCACCGTGACAGCAACGGCGTAGTACTACAACACGGAGATTCTGTTGTTTTAATTAAAGATCTTAAAGTAAAAGGATCAAGCATGGTTGCCAAACAAGGAACTGCTGTGAGAAACATTCGTTTAGACCACGAAAACGCTGAATATATCGAAGGAAAAGTAGATGGACAGCAGATTGTGATTATTACACAGTACGTTAAGAAGATATAA
- a CDS encoding DUF1398 domain-containing protein yields the protein MFTIDQIKEAHSKVKSGADFPNYIQDLIILGVKGYDTYVHDGSVVYYGLNNYTAEAEEKYPEIKVADFPNKELFIELLVKHQHGETDYMTFCNHCAQCGIAKWRVDIVEMTCTYFDKAENEILIEKIPS from the coding sequence ATGTTTACAATAGACCAAATAAAAGAAGCTCACTCAAAAGTAAAATCCGGTGCAGATTTTCCAAATTACATTCAGGATTTAATTATTTTAGGTGTAAAAGGATATGATACTTACGTTCATGATGGAAGCGTTGTTTATTACGGCTTAAATAATTATACCGCTGAGGCCGAAGAAAAATATCCTGAAATTAAAGTAGCCGATTTTCCAAACAAAGAACTTTTTATAGAACTTTTAGTAAAACATCAGCATGGCGAAACCGATTATATGACTTTTTGTAATCATTGTGCTCAATGCGGAATTGCAAAATGGCGTGTAGATATCGTCGAAATGACCTGCACTTATTTTGACAAAGCTGAAAATGAAATTTTGATCGAAAAAATTCCAAGCTAA